From Serinicoccus profundi, the proteins below share one genomic window:
- a CDS encoding TatD family hydrolase gives MSEDRGTERPAAPDPLPIPVADNHCHLDISRDDAPARPVADIVREAAAVGVDRLVQIGCDLQSARWTHEIVDEHPALLGGVAIHPNEAPTHEAAGDLDAVIDEIGELARHPRIRVIGESGLDYFRTGPEGVAAQHHSFRRHIALAKELGLALQIHDRDAHDDVLRILAEEGAPEKTVLHCFSGDMEMARECVRRGYYLSFAGTVTFKSAKDLRNALAVTPVEHLLVETDAPYLTPTPHRGRANAPYLVPLTVRAMAATLNTSVPQLCEALSANSEAVYGPW, from the coding sequence ATGAGCGAGGACCGCGGCACGGAGCGGCCGGCGGCCCCCGACCCCCTGCCGATCCCGGTGGCGGACAACCACTGCCACCTCGACATCTCCCGCGACGACGCCCCGGCCCGCCCGGTGGCCGACATCGTCCGGGAGGCGGCGGCGGTGGGGGTGGACCGGCTCGTCCAGATCGGCTGCGACCTGCAGTCGGCGCGCTGGACCCACGAGATCGTCGACGAGCACCCGGCGCTCCTCGGCGGCGTGGCGATCCACCCCAACGAGGCACCCACGCACGAGGCGGCCGGGGACCTCGATGCCGTGATCGACGAGATCGGTGAGCTCGCCCGGCATCCGCGGATCCGGGTCATCGGGGAGAGCGGGCTCGACTACTTCCGCACCGGGCCGGAGGGGGTCGCGGCCCAGCACCACTCGTTCCGTCGGCACATCGCGTTGGCCAAGGAACTGGGTCTCGCGCTGCAGATCCATGACCGGGATGCCCACGACGACGTGCTGCGGATCCTCGCCGAGGAGGGCGCCCCGGAGAAGACGGTGCTGCACTGCTTCTCCGGCGACATGGAGATGGCGCGTGAGTGCGTGCGGCGCGGCTACTACCTGTCCTTCGCCGGGACCGTGACGTTCAAGAGCGCCAAGGACCTGCGCAACGCCCTGGCCGTCACGCCGGTCGAGCACCTCCTCGTCGAGACCGACGCGCCCTACCTCACGCCCACGCCGCACCGCGGTCGGGCCAACGCGCCATACCTCGTGCCGTTGACGGTGCGCGCCATGGCCGCGACGCTCAACACCTCGGTGCCCCAGCTGTGCGAGGCGCTCTCGGCCAACAGCGAGGCGGTCTACGGCCCCTGGTGA